A genomic window from Acidobacteriota bacterium includes:
- a CDS encoding TonB family protein — protein MATSAVNKSPKLPGAGSRPPDILPTLFGVGYGTYGVQPKTFILSFLAHTAAVALMLTSGFLFVKHKDEIKRNVVSLVGAELSDYVLPVSSKKAGGGGGGGDRDKLDASAGKLPKKSLEQFTPPAAVIRNPDPKLAMEPTVVMPNIPVAEPNIAALGDPKGVIGPPSNGTGSGAGIGSGSGGGVGSGRGPGVGPGWGGGIGGGAYRVGGGVSAPRALYAPDPEYSEEARKAKYMGVVVLWVVVGPDGRVHDMRVQRSLGLGLDEKAMEAVRQWKFDPARKDGQPVAVQINVEVNFRLY, from the coding sequence ATGGCTACTTCTGCCGTAAACAAGAGTCCGAAGCTGCCGGGCGCGGGGTCTCGTCCGCCCGACATCCTACCCACGCTGTTCGGGGTGGGGTACGGAACCTATGGCGTCCAGCCCAAGACCTTCATCCTGTCATTCCTGGCGCACACCGCAGCGGTCGCCCTCATGCTGACCTCGGGCTTCCTGTTCGTGAAGCATAAGGACGAGATCAAGCGCAACGTGGTCTCGCTCGTCGGCGCCGAACTCAGCGACTACGTGCTGCCCGTCTCCTCGAAGAAGGCGGGCGGCGGCGGTGGCGGCGGCGATCGCGACAAGCTCGATGCCTCGGCCGGCAAGCTGCCCAAGAAATCTCTGGAGCAGTTCACTCCGCCGGCGGCGGTGATCCGCAATCCTGATCCGAAATTGGCGATGGAGCCGACCGTGGTGATGCCGAATATCCCGGTAGCGGAGCCGAACATCGCCGCACTCGGCGATCCCAAGGGCGTGATCGGTCCGCCTTCGAACGGCACCGGCTCAGGCGCGGGCATTGGTTCAGGTTCTGGCGGCGGCGTTGGCTCAGGCCGCGGACCGGGCGTGGGCCCAGGCTGGGGCGGCGGCATCGGTGGCGGCGCCTATCGCGTGGGCGGCGGCGTGAGCGCACCGCGCGCGCTCTATGCGCCCGATCCGGAGTACTCGGAAGAAGCGCGCAAGGCCAAGTACATGGGCGTGGTGGTGCTGTGGGTCGTGGTCGGTCCGGATGGCCGCGTGCACGATATGCGCGTGCAGCGCTCGCTCGGCCTGGGATTAGATGAGAAGGCGATGGAAGCCGTCCGGCAATGGAAGTTCGATCCCGCGCGCAAAGATGGACAGCCCGTCGCGGTGCAGATCAATGTGGAAGTGAACTTCCGGCTGTACTAA
- a CDS encoding M48 family metalloprotease, translated as MRTRMFFVLTLAAALALPAQAQLGGVLDNLGKAKRVSDATTPWTPEQENSIGQAAAAKIIHIFPLYQNEAETKYVNLVAASVAQYGRRSLQYHVGILNTPIAWACAMPGGYIFVTRGALEKMKDESELAGTLAHEVAHVDARHLETIIRNKKLTGLAVEEGTSRLPLSVLTGLANELVTQALTQNYGPDKENDADKKGTDFAAQAGYAPAGLKAFLETLAVFAADAANQQKTGMWNGKTHPAFSTRVAKLNDLLKKYPATGQTLAERFKKNTAAETDRTAEKKPGSGE; from the coding sequence ATGCGCACAAGAATGTTTTTTGTCCTCACCCTGGCCGCCGCGCTCGCGCTCCCCGCGCAAGCGCAGCTGGGCGGCGTGCTCGATAACCTCGGCAAAGCGAAGCGCGTCTCCGACGCCACGACTCCATGGACGCCCGAGCAGGAGAACAGCATCGGCCAGGCGGCGGCGGCGAAGATCATCCACATCTTCCCGCTCTACCAGAACGAAGCGGAGACGAAGTACGTGAACCTGGTCGCCGCGTCAGTGGCGCAATACGGCAGGCGCTCGCTGCAATATCACGTCGGCATCCTCAACACGCCCATCGCGTGGGCTTGCGCCATGCCCGGCGGATACATCTTCGTCACCCGCGGCGCGCTGGAGAAGATGAAGGATGAGTCCGAGCTCGCCGGCACCCTCGCGCACGAGGTCGCGCACGTGGACGCGCGCCATCTCGAGACCATCATCCGCAACAAGAAGCTGACCGGCCTGGCGGTCGAAGAGGGCACCTCGCGCCTGCCCCTCTCCGTGCTCACCGGCCTGGCTAACGAGCTCGTCACACAGGCGCTCACCCAGAATTACGGTCCCGACAAAGAGAATGACGCCGACAAGAAAGGCACCGACTTCGCCGCGCAGGCCGGCTACGCGCCCGCGGGATTGAAAGCCTTCCTCGAGACGCTCGCCGTCTTCGCTGCCGACGCTGCCAACCAGCAGAAGACCGGGATGTGGAACGGCAAGACGCATCCCGCGTTCTCTACCCGCGTGGCCAAGCTGAATGACCTGCTGAAGAAGTATCCCGCGACGGGACAGACGCTGGCCGAGCGATTCAAGAAGAACACGGCGGCGGAGACGGATAGGACGGCCGAGAAAAAGCCAGGCTCGGGCGAATAA